From a region of the Sesamum indicum cultivar Zhongzhi No. 13 linkage group LG3, S_indicum_v1.0, whole genome shotgun sequence genome:
- the LOC105158428 gene encoding 40S ribosomal protein S15-4, with protein MADVDTEVAAAGQIKKRTFKKFSYRGVDLDALLDMSTDELVKLLNARQRRRFQRGLKRKPMALIKKLRKAKREAPPGEKPALIRTHLRNMIIVPEMIGSVLGVYNGKTFNPVEIKPEMIGHYLAEFSISYKPVKHGRPGIGATHSSRFIPLK; from the exons ATG GCGGATGTCGATACGGAGGTGGCGGCGGCAGGCCAGATTAAGAAGAGGACGTTCAAGAAGTTCAGCTACAGAGGCGTCGATCTCGATGCGCTCCTGGATATGTCTACTGATGAGCTCGTCAAGCTTCTGAATGCCCGTCAACGAAGAag GTTTCAGAGAGGTCTGAAGAGGAAACCAATGGCTTTGATTAAGAAGCTGAGGAAGGCA AAACGTGAGGCCCCACCAGGTGAGAAGCCTGCCCTCATCAGAACCCACCTGAGAAACATGATCATTGTCCCTGAGATGATTGGAAGTGTCCTTGGTGTGTACAACGGCAAGACCTTCAACCCAGTTGAAATCAAGCCTGAGATGATAGGCCACTATCTTGCTGAGTTCTCAATATCATACAAGCCAGTCAAGCATGGAAGACCGGGTATTGGTGCCACGCACTCTTCTAGGTTCATCCCTCTGAAGTGA